In one Bordetella pertussis 18323 genomic region, the following are encoded:
- the treZ gene encoding malto-oligosyltrehalose trehalohydrolase yields the protein MNEPAPLGATVCAPGKIRFRLWAPSAPPALALEIEGRAPIALRPGPDGYAQAIVDGAPGLRYRYRLAADCVVPDPASRLQDGDVHGHSVVVGPDRYPWRHTGWRGRPWQDSVIYEAHAGLCGGYAGLRRRLPEVARLGVTLLELMPIADFPGPRNWGYDGVLPYAPDTAYGTPDELKALIDAAHGLEMGVMLDVVYNHFGPDGNYLHRYAADFFDARADTPWGAAIDYRQQAVQRYFIDNALYWLRKYRFDGLRLDAVHAMGRTDWLAGLAREARAACPDRRVHLVVENDANQASLLEQGFDAQWNDDAHHVLHHLLTGERQGYYADYAQAPAALLARALGEGYVYQGQAAPTRGGRARGEPSAHLPPWAFVLFLHNHDQVGNRADGLRLTSLLAPGSPALRAAIALQLLAPHIPLLFMGEEYGSTAPFFYFTSHGPELAAAVRAGRAREFAASMHDCDPPPDPNDPDTYRRSCPWPPPGAERQAWFEYYRELLRLRARLLGERLTGARADGAAALGPAAVRAAWRLGDGARLTLYANLLPGSVIVPAPPAGQLAYATLAVNCQ from the coding sequence ATGAACGAGCCAGCGCCCCTCGGCGCGACCGTCTGCGCGCCCGGCAAGATCCGCTTCCGGCTCTGGGCCCCCAGCGCGCCGCCCGCGCTCGCCCTGGAGATCGAAGGCCGCGCGCCCATCGCCCTGCGGCCCGGCCCCGACGGCTACGCCCAGGCCATCGTGGACGGCGCGCCCGGCCTGCGCTATCGCTATCGGCTCGCCGCGGATTGCGTCGTACCGGACCCCGCCTCGCGGCTGCAGGACGGCGACGTGCACGGCCACAGCGTGGTGGTCGGACCCGACCGCTATCCGTGGCGCCACACCGGGTGGCGCGGCCGTCCCTGGCAGGACAGCGTCATCTACGAAGCGCATGCCGGCCTGTGCGGCGGCTACGCCGGCCTGCGCCGCCGCCTGCCCGAGGTGGCGCGCCTGGGCGTCACGCTGCTCGAACTCATGCCCATCGCGGATTTTCCCGGCCCGCGCAACTGGGGCTACGACGGCGTGCTGCCGTACGCGCCGGACACCGCCTACGGCACGCCCGATGAACTGAAGGCCCTCATCGATGCGGCGCACGGCCTGGAGATGGGCGTCATGCTGGACGTGGTCTACAACCACTTCGGGCCCGACGGCAATTACCTCCATCGCTACGCCGCCGACTTCTTTGACGCGCGCGCCGACACGCCGTGGGGCGCGGCCATCGACTATCGGCAGCAGGCCGTGCAGCGCTACTTCATCGACAACGCGCTGTACTGGCTGCGGAAATATCGTTTCGACGGCCTGCGGCTCGACGCCGTGCACGCCATGGGCCGCACCGACTGGCTGGCCGGGCTGGCCCGCGAGGCGCGCGCGGCCTGTCCGGACCGCCGCGTCCACCTCGTGGTGGAAAACGACGCCAACCAGGCCAGCCTGCTGGAACAGGGGTTCGATGCCCAATGGAACGACGACGCCCACCATGTCCTGCACCATCTGCTGACCGGCGAGCGGCAAGGCTATTACGCCGACTACGCGCAGGCGCCCGCCGCGCTGCTGGCGCGCGCGCTCGGCGAAGGCTACGTGTACCAGGGCCAGGCCGCGCCCACGCGCGGCGGGCGCGCGCGCGGCGAGCCCAGCGCGCACCTGCCGCCGTGGGCCTTCGTGCTGTTCCTGCACAATCATGACCAGGTCGGCAACCGCGCCGACGGCCTGCGGCTGACCTCGCTGCTTGCTCCCGGCTCGCCGGCCCTGCGCGCGGCCATCGCGTTGCAGTTGCTGGCGCCGCACATTCCCCTGCTCTTCATGGGCGAAGAGTACGGCTCGACCGCGCCCTTCTTCTACTTCACCAGCCACGGTCCCGAGCTGGCCGCCGCGGTGCGCGCGGGCCGGGCGCGCGAGTTCGCGGCGTCGATGCATGATTGCGATCCCCCGCCCGATCCGAACGATCCGGACACTTACCGCCGCTCGTGCCCCTGGCCGCCGCCCGGCGCCGAACGCCAGGCCTGGTTCGAGTACTACCGCGAACTGCTGCGCCTGCGCGCGCGCCTGCTGGGCGAGCGCCTGACTGGCGCGCGCGCAGACGGCGCCGCGGCGTTGGGCCCGGCGGCGGTGCGCGCCGCGTGGCGACTGGGCGATGGCGCCCGGCTCACGCTGTACGCCAACCTGCTGCCCGGCAGCGTCATCGTGCCCGCGCCGCCGGCGGGCCAGCTGGCCTATGCCACACTAGCTGTGAACTGTCAATAG
- a CDS encoding IS481-like element IS481 family transposase has product MNTHKHARLTFLRRLEMVQQLIAHQVCVPEAARAYGVTAPTVRKWLGRFLAQGQAGLADASSRPTVSPRAIAPAKALAIVELRRKRLTQARIAQALGVSASTVSRVLARAGLSHLADLEPAEPVVRYEHQAPGDLLHIDIKKLGRIQRPGHRVTGNRRDTVEGAGWDFVFVAIDDHARLAFTDIHPDERFPSAVQFLKDAVAYYQRLGVTIQRLLTDNGSAFRSRAFAALCHELGIKHRFTRPYRPQTNGKAERFIQSALREWAYAHTYQNSQHRADAMKSWLHHYNWHRPHQGIGRAVPISRLNLDEYNLLTVHS; this is encoded by the coding sequence ATGAACACCCATAAGCATGCCCGATTGACCTTCCTACGTCGACTCGAAATGGTCCAGCAATTGATCGCCCATCAAGTTTGTGTGCCTGAAGCGGCCCGCGCCTATGGGGTCACCGCGCCGACTGTGCGCAAATGGCTGGGCCGCTTCCTGGCTCAGGGCCAGGCGGGCTTGGCCGATGCGTCCTCGCGCCCGACGGTCTCGCCCCGAGCGATTGCGCCGGCCAAGGCGCTGGCTATCGTGGAGCTGCGCCGCAAGCGGCTGACCCAAGCGCGCATCGCCCAGGCGCTGGGCGTGTCAGCCAGCACCGTCAGCCGCGTCCTGGCCCGCGCCGGTCTGTCGCACCTGGCCGACCTGGAGCCGGCCGAGCCGGTGGTGCGCTACGAGCATCAGGCCCCCGGCGATCTGCTGCACATCGACATCAAGAAGCTGGGACGTATCCAGCGCCCTGGCCACCGGGTCACGGGCAACCGACGCGATACCGTTGAGGGGGCCGGCTGGGACTTCGTCTTCGTGGCCATCGATGACCACGCCCGCTTGGCCTTCACCGACATCCACCCCGACGAGCGCTTCCCCAGCGCCGTCCAGTTCCTCAAGGACGCAGTGGCCTACTACCAGCGCCTGGGCGTGACCATCCAGCGCTTGCTCACCGACAATGGCTCGGCCTTTCGCAGCCGCGCCTTCGCCGCGCTGTGCCATGAGCTGGGCATCAAGCACCGCTTTACCCGACCTTACCGCCCACAGACCAATGGCAAGGCCGAACGCTTCATCCAGTCGGCCTTGCGTGAGTGGGCTTACGCTCACACCTACCAGAACTCCCAACACCGAGCCGATGCCATGAAATCCTGGCTACACCACTACAACTGGCATCGACCCCACCAAGGCATCGGGCGCGCTGTACCCATCTCCAGACTCAACCTGGACGAATACAACCTATTGACAGTTCACAGCTAG
- the glgB gene encoding 1,4-alpha-glucan branching protein GlgB: MMRDSPSIQGTLDAATQHALLAGRHADPFSVLGPHQAGAHTVVRVLAPGARTVMAVLPGGQRTPLLPMQPGLFENTVPGLQPGAPAAYRLCIEWEGGIQHTADPYAFGPVLDAAQLDHCAAGGWRYLAGLLGAHAASVDGCAGTRFALWAPNARRVAVVGDFNGWDGRRHAMRLRYPAGVWELFLPDVGPGARYKFQVLGADGHTVLKADPLARQAEAPPATASIVPDERPFAWTDKAWMEQRAARQRCDAPISIYEVHAGSWFDDAGAPRWQNLAARLPEYARSLGFTHIELLPVMAHPFGGSWGYQPLGLFAPAAAHGAPADFAHFVDRCHEAGLGVILDWVPAHFPDDAHGLARLDGTPLYEHADPREGRHPDWNTLIYNYGRREVRTFLIASAIHWLRHYHVDGLRVDAVASMLYRDYSRPAGQWIPNRHGRRENLEAIDFLRELNAAVGVQCPGAITVAEESTAWPGVTAPVANGGLGFDYKWNMGWMHDTLRYMRRDPIHRRHHHHDLSFGMVYAYAERFVLPLSHDEVVHGKGSLLGKMPGERAAQLAQLRLYYAFMWAHPGKKLLFMGGEFGQQGEWNHDAMLQWSLLDDPAHRGLQRLVADLNHVYATLPELHCRDADPSGFAWIVGDDADNSVLAFARVDASHCLVAVCNFTPVPRPGYRFGVPHAGDWRVRVDTGATRYGGAGGGPPICLRSEPIPAHGHPQSLVLDLPGFTALYLRHSE; encoded by the coding sequence ATGATGCGAGATTCGCCTTCCATCCAGGGCACGCTGGACGCGGCCACCCAGCACGCGCTGCTGGCCGGCCGCCATGCCGATCCGTTTTCCGTGCTGGGGCCGCACCAGGCCGGCGCGCATACCGTGGTGCGGGTGCTGGCGCCCGGCGCGCGCACCGTGATGGCCGTGCTGCCCGGCGGCCAGCGCACACCCTTGCTGCCCATGCAGCCCGGCCTGTTCGAAAACACCGTGCCGGGCCTGCAGCCGGGCGCGCCGGCAGCCTACCGACTGTGCATCGAATGGGAGGGAGGCATCCAGCACACCGCCGACCCCTACGCATTCGGGCCGGTGCTCGACGCCGCCCAGCTCGACCATTGCGCGGCCGGCGGCTGGCGCTACCTGGCCGGCCTGCTGGGCGCGCACGCCGCCAGCGTGGACGGCTGCGCGGGCACCCGCTTCGCGCTATGGGCGCCCAATGCCCGGCGCGTGGCGGTGGTGGGCGATTTCAACGGCTGGGATGGCCGGCGCCACGCCATGCGCCTGCGCTATCCGGCGGGCGTCTGGGAGCTGTTCCTGCCCGACGTGGGGCCGGGCGCGCGCTACAAATTCCAGGTGCTGGGCGCCGACGGCCATACCGTGCTCAAGGCCGACCCGCTGGCGCGCCAGGCCGAGGCGCCGCCTGCCACCGCGTCCATCGTCCCCGACGAACGCCCCTTCGCGTGGACCGACAAGGCCTGGATGGAACAACGCGCGGCGCGCCAGCGTTGCGACGCGCCGATCTCCATCTACGAAGTGCATGCCGGCTCCTGGTTCGACGACGCCGGCGCGCCGCGCTGGCAAAACCTGGCCGCCCGCCTGCCCGAATACGCGCGCTCGCTGGGCTTCACCCATATCGAGCTGCTGCCCGTGATGGCGCATCCCTTCGGCGGTTCGTGGGGCTACCAGCCGCTCGGACTGTTCGCGCCGGCGGCCGCGCACGGCGCGCCGGCCGACTTCGCGCATTTCGTCGACCGTTGCCACGAGGCCGGGCTGGGCGTCATCCTGGACTGGGTTCCGGCCCACTTCCCCGACGACGCGCACGGGCTGGCGCGCCTGGACGGCACGCCGCTCTACGAGCACGCCGACCCGCGCGAAGGCCGCCATCCCGACTGGAACACGCTGATCTACAACTACGGCCGCCGCGAGGTGCGGACCTTTCTCATCGCCAGCGCCATCCACTGGCTGCGCCATTACCATGTAGACGGGCTGCGCGTGGACGCGGTCGCGTCCATGCTGTATCGCGACTACAGCCGCCCGGCCGGCCAGTGGATCCCCAACCGCCACGGCAGGCGCGAGAATCTCGAAGCCATCGACTTCCTGCGCGAACTCAACGCCGCCGTGGGCGTCCAGTGCCCCGGCGCCATCACCGTGGCCGAGGAGTCCACCGCCTGGCCCGGCGTGACCGCGCCGGTGGCCAACGGCGGTCTGGGCTTCGACTACAAGTGGAACATGGGCTGGATGCACGACACGCTGCGCTACATGCGGCGCGATCCGATCCATCGCCGCCATCACCACCACGATCTCAGCTTCGGCATGGTCTATGCCTATGCCGAACGCTTCGTGCTGCCGCTCTCGCATGACGAAGTGGTGCACGGCAAGGGCTCGCTGCTGGGCAAGATGCCGGGCGAGCGGGCCGCCCAGCTGGCCCAGTTGCGGCTGTACTACGCCTTCATGTGGGCCCATCCCGGCAAGAAGCTGCTGTTCATGGGCGGCGAGTTCGGCCAGCAAGGCGAGTGGAACCACGACGCCATGCTGCAGTGGTCGTTGCTGGACGATCCGGCCCATCGCGGGCTGCAGCGCCTGGTCGCGGATCTCAACCACGTCTACGCCACCCTGCCCGAACTGCATTGCCGCGACGCCGACCCGAGCGGCTTCGCCTGGATCGTCGGCGACGACGCGGACAACAGCGTGCTCGCCTTCGCCCGCGTGGACGCCAGCCATTGCCTGGTGGCCGTGTGCAACTTCACGCCGGTGCCGCGACCGGGCTATCGCTTCGGCGTACCCCACGCGGGCGACTGGCGCGTACGCGTGGACACCGGGGCGACGCGCTACGGCGGCGCCGGCGGCGGTCCGCCCATCTGCCTGCGCAGCGAACCCATCCCGGCCCATGGGCACCCGCAATCGCTGGTCCTGGACCTGCCCGGCTTCACCGCGCTGTACCTGCGCCACTCGGAGTAA
- the glgX gene encoding glycogen debranching protein GlgX, which translates to MYPSLPDRLLPGLPAPLGATSDGLGVNFAVFSANAARIELCLFDARGRKELARLPMPECTDEVWHGYLPDAQPGLVYGYRAHGPYNPRAGHRFNPHKLLLDPYATALTGALRWSDALFGYRMQHPRADLSMDRRDSAAGVPKAVVTEPAFHWGATRRPAAAWAHTVIYEAHVRGVSMLRSDLREPIRGTCAALSDPRFIDHLHRLGVTALELMPVHAFLQDRTLVERGLRNYWGYNTLAYFAPEPAYLADGQPHDLRRAIRRLHAAGIEVILDVVYNHTCEGNELGPTLSWRGLDNASYYRLVPGDERRYIDDTGTGNTLNLSHPRVLQMVMDSLRHWAVHYRVDGFRFDLGVTLGREGTGFDAGSGFFDALLQDPVLARVKLISEPWDVGPDGYQLGRHPPGMAEWNDQFRDTARRFWRGDAGMAGALATRLTASRDVFDHRHRRPWSSINFAAAHDGFTLQDVVSFAERHNEANGEDGADGHGENYSSNWGVEGAASSAAIRETRARVQRALLATVMLADGTPMLLAGDEFGNSQGGNNNAYCQDGPMGWLDWAVAQSTPGRALTAYAARLAGLRRAHPSLRATRYGDPAHQWQEGLGAIDWFNGRGAPMTSADWDAPEGRLLVLRRALPDPAQPGRVDVTLLLCNAAAEPRPCVLPAPTLAWTLALDSASPEAPAAPCDGGEAIVGARAVLLLTASVDGAHAP; encoded by the coding sequence ATGTATCCGTCGCTGCCCGACCGACTGCTGCCCGGCCTGCCCGCCCCGCTGGGCGCCACCAGCGACGGCCTGGGCGTGAATTTCGCCGTGTTCTCGGCCAACGCCGCGCGCATCGAGCTTTGCCTGTTCGACGCGCGCGGCCGCAAGGAGCTGGCGCGCCTGCCCATGCCCGAATGCACCGACGAGGTGTGGCACGGCTACCTGCCCGACGCGCAGCCGGGCCTGGTCTACGGCTATCGCGCCCACGGTCCGTACAACCCGCGCGCCGGCCATCGCTTCAATCCGCACAAGCTGCTGCTCGACCCGTACGCCACCGCCCTGACCGGCGCGCTGCGCTGGTCGGACGCGCTGTTCGGCTACCGCATGCAGCACCCGCGCGCCGACCTCAGCATGGACCGGCGCGACAGCGCCGCCGGCGTGCCCAAAGCCGTGGTGACCGAGCCGGCGTTCCACTGGGGCGCAACGCGGCGCCCCGCCGCGGCGTGGGCGCACACGGTCATCTACGAAGCGCACGTGCGCGGCGTGTCCATGCTGCGCAGCGACCTGCGCGAACCCATCCGCGGCACCTGCGCCGCCCTGTCCGACCCCCGCTTCATCGACCATCTCCACCGACTGGGCGTCACCGCGCTGGAACTGATGCCGGTGCATGCCTTCCTGCAGGACCGCACCCTGGTCGAACGCGGGCTGCGCAACTACTGGGGCTACAACACCCTGGCGTACTTCGCGCCCGAGCCGGCCTATCTGGCCGACGGCCAGCCCCACGACCTGCGGCGCGCCATCCGCCGCCTGCACGCGGCCGGCATCGAAGTCATCCTGGACGTGGTCTACAACCACACCTGCGAAGGCAACGAACTCGGTCCCACGCTGTCGTGGCGCGGGCTCGACAACGCCAGCTATTACCGGCTGGTGCCCGGCGACGAACGCCGCTACATCGACGACACGGGCACCGGCAACACCCTCAACCTGTCGCATCCGCGCGTGCTGCAGATGGTCATGGACTCGCTGCGCCATTGGGCCGTCCACTACCGCGTCGACGGCTTTCGCTTCGACCTGGGCGTGACCCTGGGCCGCGAGGGTACCGGCTTCGATGCCGGCAGCGGCTTTTTCGACGCCTTGCTGCAGGATCCGGTGCTGGCGCGCGTCAAGCTGATTTCCGAACCCTGGGACGTCGGCCCCGACGGCTACCAGCTGGGCCGCCACCCGCCCGGCATGGCCGAGTGGAACGACCAGTTCCGCGACACCGCGCGGCGCTTCTGGCGCGGCGACGCGGGCATGGCCGGCGCGCTGGCGACGCGCCTGACCGCCTCGCGCGACGTGTTCGACCACCGCCACCGGCGGCCCTGGAGCAGCATCAATTTCGCCGCCGCCCATGACGGCTTCACGCTGCAGGACGTGGTCAGCTTCGCCGAGCGCCACAACGAGGCCAACGGCGAGGACGGCGCCGACGGCCACGGCGAGAACTACAGCAGCAACTGGGGCGTCGAGGGAGCCGCCAGCAGCGCGGCCATCCGCGAAACCCGCGCCCGGGTGCAGCGCGCCCTGCTGGCCACCGTCATGCTGGCCGACGGCACGCCCATGCTGCTGGCCGGCGACGAGTTCGGCAACAGCCAGGGCGGCAACAACAACGCCTACTGCCAGGACGGCCCGATGGGCTGGCTGGACTGGGCCGTCGCCCAGAGCACGCCGGGCCGCGCCCTAACCGCCTACGCCGCACGGCTGGCGGGGCTGCGCCGCGCCCACCCCAGCCTGCGCGCGACGCGCTACGGCGACCCCGCGCACCAATGGCAGGAAGGCCTGGGCGCCATCGACTGGTTCAATGGGCGGGGCGCGCCCATGACGTCCGCGGACTGGGACGCGCCCGAAGGCCGTCTGCTGGTCCTGCGCCGCGCCCTGCCGGACCCGGCCCAGCCTGGCCGCGTCGACGTCACCCTGCTGCTGTGCAACGCCGCGGCCGAGCCGCGGCCCTGCGTCCTGCCGGCGCCGACGCTGGCCTGGACCCTGGCGCTCGACAGCGCCTCGCCCGAGGCGCCGGCCGCGCCTTGCGATGGGGGCGAAGCGATCGTGGGCGCGCGCGCCGTGCTGCTGTTGACGGCGTCGGTCGACGGCGCGCACGCGCCATGA